The proteins below come from a single Kitasatospora sp. NBC_00315 genomic window:
- the mscL gene encoding large conductance mechanosensitive channel protein MscL, translating to MLKGFRDFMMRGNVIDMAVGVVIGAAFTGVVTGFVSAFLTPLVGVVVGAAGDFSTYKFGVAGVTFPYGQFLNVLIAFVMTAAVLYFCVVLPVTKATARYMPKQPKAPKRPCPECLTEIPQAARRCAACTAHVEPVVIGAQR from the coding sequence GTGCTCAAGGGCTTCCGGGATTTCATGATGCGCGGCAACGTCATCGACATGGCGGTCGGTGTCGTCATCGGTGCGGCCTTCACCGGGGTGGTGACCGGCTTCGTGTCGGCCTTCCTCACGCCGCTGGTCGGTGTGGTGGTCGGCGCGGCCGGCGACTTCAGCACCTACAAGTTCGGTGTGGCCGGGGTGACCTTCCCCTACGGGCAGTTCCTCAACGTGCTGATCGCCTTCGTGATGACCGCCGCGGTGCTGTACTTCTGCGTCGTGCTGCCCGTGACCAAGGCCACCGCCCGGTACATGCCGAAGCAGCCGAAGGCCCCCAAGCGCCCCTGCCCCGAGTGCCTGACCGAGATCCCCCAGGCCGCCCGGCGGTGCGCTGCCTGCACCGCGCACGTCGAGCCGGTCGTCATCGGCGCGCAGCGCTGA
- the truA gene encoding tRNA pseudouridine(38-40) synthase TruA — protein MLKECAETAGPRPDGPAEGSVRIRLDLAYHGAEFSGWARQPGRRTVQEEIENALKVVTRSEETYALTVAGRTDAGVHARGQVAHVDLPVELWAAHRGKLLRRLAGRLAGDIRIYGLSEAPSGFDARFAAIWRRYAYRVADHPGGVDPLLRGHVLWHDRPLDVEKMNEAAELLLGEHDFAAYCKKREGATTIRTLLDLYWERVPADSHTAGVAGSLAVATVRADAFCHNMVRALVGAMLLVGDGRKPVGFPGQVLAGGVRHSAVNVIRPYGLTLEEVGYPADDRLAERGRAARRMRTLPGQPVPAGQAEE, from the coding sequence GTGCTCAAGGAATGTGCCGAGACCGCGGGCCCCCGGCCGGACGGCCCCGCCGAGGGGTCGGTCCGGATCCGGCTCGACCTCGCGTACCACGGCGCCGAGTTCTCCGGCTGGGCCCGCCAGCCGGGCCGTCGCACCGTCCAGGAGGAGATCGAGAACGCCCTGAAGGTCGTCACCCGCAGCGAGGAGACGTACGCCCTCACGGTGGCCGGGCGCACCGACGCCGGGGTGCACGCTCGCGGCCAGGTCGCGCACGTCGACCTGCCGGTGGAGCTGTGGGCCGCGCACCGCGGGAAACTGCTGCGCCGGCTGGCCGGCCGGCTGGCCGGCGACATCCGGATCTACGGCCTGAGCGAGGCGCCGAGCGGGTTCGACGCCCGGTTCGCGGCGATCTGGCGCCGGTACGCCTACCGGGTCGCGGACCACCCGGGCGGGGTCGACCCGCTGCTGCGCGGGCACGTGCTCTGGCACGACCGGCCGCTGGACGTCGAGAAGATGAACGAGGCCGCCGAGCTGCTGCTCGGCGAGCACGACTTCGCGGCGTACTGCAAGAAGCGCGAGGGCGCGACCACCATCCGCACCCTGCTCGACCTGTACTGGGAGCGGGTGCCGGCCGACAGCCACACCGCCGGCGTGGCGGGCTCGCTCGCGGTCGCCACCGTGCGTGCCGACGCCTTCTGCCACAACATGGTGCGCGCCCTGGTCGGCGCCATGCTGCTGGTCGGCGACGGGCGCAAGCCGGTGGGGTTCCCCGGCCAGGTGCTGGCGGGCGGGGTGCGCCACTCCGCCGTCAACGTCATCCGGCCGTACGGGCTGACGCTGGAGGAGGTCGGCTACCCGGCCGACGACCGGCTGGCCGAGCGGGGCCGGGCCGCCCGCCGGATGCGGACCCTGCCGGGGCAGCCGGTGCCCGCCGGGCAGGCCGAGGAGTAG
- a CDS encoding DNA-directed RNA polymerase subunit alpha — MLIAQRPSLTEEVVDEFRSRFVIEPLEPGFGYTLGNSLRRTLLSSIPGAAVTSIRVDGVLHEFTTVPGVKEDVTDLILNIKQLVVSSEHDEPVVMYLRKQGPGVVTAADIAPPAGVEVHNPELVLATLNGKGKLEMELTVERGRGYVSAVQNKASGQEIGRIPVDSIYSPVLKVTYKVEATRVEQRTDFDKLIVDVETKPAMRPRDAMASAGKTLVELFGLARELNIDAEGIDMGPSPTDAALAADLALPIEELELTVRSYNCLKREGIHTVGELVARSEADLLDIRNFGAKSIDEVKAKLAGMGLALKDSPPGFDPTAAADAFGADDLDDAGYAETEQY; from the coding sequence ATGCTGATCGCTCAGCGCCCCTCGCTGACCGAAGAGGTCGTCGACGAGTTCCGCTCGCGGTTCGTTATCGAGCCGCTCGAGCCGGGCTTCGGCTACACCCTCGGCAACTCGCTCCGCCGCACGCTCCTCTCCTCGATCCCCGGTGCCGCTGTCACCAGCATCCGGGTCGACGGTGTCCTGCACGAGTTCACCACCGTGCCGGGCGTCAAGGAGGACGTGACCGACCTCATCCTCAACATCAAGCAGCTGGTCGTCTCCTCGGAGCACGACGAGCCGGTCGTGATGTACCTGCGCAAGCAGGGTCCGGGTGTGGTCACCGCCGCCGACATCGCGCCCCCGGCCGGTGTCGAGGTGCACAACCCCGAGCTGGTCCTCGCCACGCTCAACGGCAAGGGCAAGCTGGAGATGGAGCTGACCGTCGAGCGCGGTCGCGGCTACGTCTCCGCCGTCCAGAACAAGGCTTCCGGCCAGGAGATCGGCCGGATCCCGGTCGACTCGATCTACAGCCCCGTGCTGAAGGTCACCTACAAGGTCGAGGCCACCCGTGTCGAGCAGCGGACCGACTTCGACAAGCTCATCGTCGACGTCGAGACCAAGCCCGCCATGCGCCCCCGTGACGCCATGGCCTCGGCCGGCAAGACCCTGGTGGAGCTGTTCGGTCTCGCCCGCGAGCTGAACATCGACGCCGAGGGCATCGACATGGGCCCGTCCCCGACGGACGCCGCCCTGGCCGCCGACCTGGCGCTGCCGATCGAGGAGCTCGAGCTCACCGTTCGGTCGTACAACTGCCTCAAGCGCGAGGGCATCCACACCGTGGGTGAGCTCGTCGCCCGCTCCGAGGCCGACCTGCTCGACATCCGCAACTTCGGTGCGAAGTCGATCGACGAGGTCAAGGCGAAGCTGGCCGGCATGGGCCTGGCCCTCAAGGACAGCCCGCCCGGATTCGACCCGACCGCCGCCGCCGACGCCTTCGGCGCCGACGACCTGGACGACGCGGGTTACGCGGAGACCGAGCAGTACTGA
- the rpsK gene encoding 30S ribosomal protein S11: MPPKGRQAAGAKKIRRKEKKNVAHGHAHIKSTFNNTIVSITDPAGNVISWASAGHVGFKGSRKSTPFAAQMAAEAAARRAQEHGMRKVDVFVKGPGSGRETAIRSLQATGLEVGSIQDVTPTPHNGCRPPKRRRV, translated from the coding sequence ATGCCCCCCAAGGGTCGTCAGGCTGCCGGCGCGAAGAAGATCCGCCGCAAGGAGAAGAAGAACGTCGCCCACGGGCACGCTCACATCAAGAGCACGTTCAACAACACCATCGTTTCGATCACGGACCCCGCGGGCAACGTGATCTCCTGGGCCTCTGCCGGCCACGTCGGCTTCAAGGGCTCGCGCAAGTCCACCCCGTTCGCCGCGCAGATGGCCGCCGAGGCCGCTGCCCGTCGCGCGCAGGAGCACGGCATGCGCAAGGTCGACGTCTTCGTGAAGGGTCCGGGCTCCGGCCGCGAGACCGCGATCCGCTCGCTCCAGGCCACCGGCCTGGAGGTGGGTTCGATCCAGGACGTCACCCCCACCCCGCACAACGGCTGCCGCCCGCCGAAGCGCCGCCGCGTCTGA
- the rplM gene encoding 50S ribosomal protein L13, translating into MRTYSPKPGDVQRQWHVIDATDVVLGRLASQAANLLRGKHKAIYAPHVDTGDFVIIINADKVHLSGNKKTQKLAYRHSGFPGGLRSVRYDDLLDKNPEKAVEKAIKGMIPKNTLGRQMLSKLKVYSGDQHPHAAQQPVPFEITQVAQQ; encoded by the coding sequence GTGCGTACGTACAGCCCCAAGCCCGGCGACGTCCAGCGTCAGTGGCACGTCATCGACGCGACCGACGTCGTGCTCGGCCGCCTGGCCTCCCAGGCCGCGAACCTCCTCCGGGGCAAGCACAAGGCGATCTACGCGCCGCACGTTGACACTGGTGACTTCGTCATCATCATCAACGCGGACAAGGTGCACCTCTCGGGTAACAAGAAGACCCAGAAGCTGGCCTACCGCCACAGCGGGTTCCCGGGCGGTCTCCGCTCGGTCCGCTACGACGACCTCCTGGACAAGAACCCGGAGAAGGCCGTCGAGAAGGCCATCAAGGGCATGATCCCGAAGAACACCCTGGGCCGCCAGATGCTCTCCAAGCTGAAGGTCTACTCGGGCGACCAGCACCCGCACGCTGCGCAGCAGCCGGTGCCGTTCGAGATCACCCAGGTCGCACAGCAGTAA
- the rplQ gene encoding 50S ribosomal protein L17 yields MPRPTKGARLGGGPHHEPLLLAGLCRELFQYGRITTTEAKARRMRPLAERLITKAKVGDIHNRRIVRKTITDVSVLHTLFTEIAPRYENRPGGYTRITKIGPRRGDNAPMAVIELVEALTVAQTAVGEAEGATKRAVKEADQAAETKADETPEVETA; encoded by the coding sequence ATGCCCCGTCCCACGAAGGGCGCCCGCCTCGGCGGCGGCCCGCACCACGAGCCGCTGCTGCTCGCCGGCCTGTGCCGTGAGCTGTTCCAGTACGGCCGCATCACCACGACCGAGGCCAAGGCCCGTCGGATGCGCCCGCTGGCCGAGCGTCTGATCACCAAGGCGAAGGTCGGCGACATCCACAACCGCCGCATCGTCCGCAAGACCATCACCGACGTCTCGGTGCTGCACACTCTCTTCACCGAGATCGCGCCGCGCTACGAGAACCGCCCCGGTGGCTACACCCGCATCACCAAGATCGGTCCCCGTCGTGGCGACAACGCCCCGATGGCCGTGATCGAGCTGGTCGAGGCCCTGACCGTCGCGCAGACCGCCGTCGGCGAGGCCGAGGGTGCCACCAAGCGCGCCGTCAAGGAGGCCGACCAGGCCGCCGAGACCAAGGCCGACGAGACCCCCGAGGTCGAGACCGCCTGA
- the infA gene encoding translation initiation factor IF-1, with protein MAKKQGAIEIEGTVIESLPNAMFKVELQNGHKVLAHISGKMRMHYIRILPDDRVVVELSPYDLTRGRIVYRYK; from the coding sequence ATGGCAAAGAAGCAAGGCGCCATTGAGATCGAGGGCACCGTGATCGAGTCTCTCCCGAACGCCATGTTCAAGGTTGAGCTGCAGAACGGTCACAAGGTCCTCGCGCACATCAGCGGAAAGATGCGGATGCACTACATCCGCATTCTCCCGGACGACCGGGTCGTGGTGGAGCTCAGCCCCTACGACCTGACGCGCGGCCGGATCGTCTACCGCTACAAGTAG
- the map gene encoding type I methionyl aminopeptidase has product MVEIKTPEQIAKMRVAGLVVAEALKAARAAVAPGVSTQDLNDIAAKVIADHGATSNFRADHGGLWFPGVICASVNNEVVHGIPGERVLVEGDVISIDCGAIVDGWHGDAAITVAVGEVRPEVEMLSRVTEGSMWAGIAQMKKSNRLADVSKAIEGYIRRQPLPPKGKWGITEGYGGHGIGTAMHMEPHVLNYVERGRGKGPKLVPGTVLAIEPMVSLGTPHTTVLEDDWTVVTTDGTWASHWEHSVAVTEQGPLVLTAFDGGKAELAKLGITAAPDPLG; this is encoded by the coding sequence ATGGTGGAGATCAAGACCCCCGAGCAGATCGCGAAGATGCGGGTGGCCGGGCTGGTCGTGGCCGAGGCGCTCAAGGCGGCCCGTGCGGCGGTCGCCCCGGGTGTGAGTACCCAGGACCTGAACGACATCGCGGCCAAGGTGATCGCCGACCACGGTGCCACCTCCAACTTCCGCGCCGACCACGGCGGCCTGTGGTTCCCGGGCGTGATCTGCGCCTCGGTGAACAACGAGGTCGTGCACGGCATCCCGGGCGAGCGGGTGCTGGTCGAGGGTGACGTGATCTCCATCGACTGCGGCGCGATCGTGGACGGCTGGCACGGCGACGCGGCGATCACCGTCGCGGTGGGTGAGGTCCGGCCCGAGGTGGAGATGCTCAGCCGGGTCACCGAGGGCTCGATGTGGGCGGGGATCGCCCAGATGAAGAAGAGCAACCGGCTGGCCGACGTCTCGAAGGCGATCGAGGGCTACATCCGTCGTCAGCCGCTGCCCCCCAAGGGCAAGTGGGGCATCACCGAGGGCTACGGCGGCCACGGCATCGGCACCGCGATGCACATGGAGCCGCACGTGCTGAACTACGTCGAGCGCGGCCGGGGCAAGGGCCCCAAGCTCGTCCCCGGCACCGTGCTGGCGATCGAGCCGATGGTCTCGCTGGGCACCCCGCACACCACCGTGCTGGAGGACGACTGGACGGTCGTCACCACCGACGGCACCTGGGCCTCGCACTGGGAGCACTCGGTGGCCGTCACCGAGCAGGGCCCGCTGGTGCTGACCGCCTTCGACGGCGGCAAGGCCGAACTGGCCAAGCTGGGGATCACCGCCGCGCCGGATCCGCTGGGCTGA
- a CDS encoding ABC-F family ATP-binding cassette domain-containing protein, giving the protein MGHVEISHLEYYLPDGRVLFDDASFRVGEGSAVALVGANGAGKTTLLRMIAGDIQPHGGSVTISGGLGVMRQFVGTTGREDQRDTPGALPADASVRDLLVSVAPPRIAKAAKAVDAAELAMMAQDDEKTQMAYAQALSDWADVEGYDYETDWDVCTMAALGMPFDRAQFRGLNTLSGGEQKRLVLEALLRGPEEVLLLDEPDNYLDVPGKRWLEEAIRSTSKTVLYISHDRELLSRTAEKIISVESGAGGSSVWVHGGGFDSFHEARKARFARFEELGRRWDEEHAKLKKLVVTLRQAASVSHALATRYAAAQTRLKKFEDAGRPEEPPREQSISMRLKGGRTGVRAFTLEQLELTGLMKPFDLEVYYGERVAVLGSNGSGKSHFLRMLAGDDSVAHTGSWKLGARVVPGHFRQTHAHPELFGRTVRSIIEEEHALSRSAAMGALRRYELDRQEEQRFESLSGGQQARLMILKLELDGVTALLLDEPTDNLDLESAEALQEGLEAFDGTVLCVTHDRWFARTFDRFVVFGSDGRVYEAPEPVWDETRVVRDR; this is encoded by the coding sequence ATGGGACACGTCGAGATTTCGCACCTGGAGTACTACCTGCCGGACGGGCGGGTGCTGTTCGACGACGCGTCGTTCCGGGTGGGGGAGGGCTCCGCGGTCGCCCTGGTGGGCGCCAACGGGGCCGGCAAGACCACACTGCTGCGCATGATCGCGGGCGACATCCAGCCGCACGGCGGCAGCGTGACGATCAGCGGCGGGCTCGGCGTGATGCGCCAGTTCGTCGGCACCACCGGCCGGGAGGACCAGCGCGACACGCCCGGCGCGCTGCCCGCCGACGCCTCCGTACGGGACCTCCTGGTCTCGGTGGCGCCGCCCCGGATCGCCAAGGCGGCCAAGGCGGTGGACGCCGCCGAGCTGGCGATGATGGCGCAGGACGACGAGAAGACCCAGATGGCGTACGCGCAGGCGCTCTCCGACTGGGCGGACGTCGAGGGCTACGACTACGAGACCGACTGGGACGTCTGCACCATGGCGGCCCTCGGGATGCCCTTCGACCGCGCCCAGTTCCGTGGCCTGAACACGCTCTCCGGCGGTGAGCAGAAGCGGCTCGTCCTGGAGGCCCTGCTGCGCGGCCCGGAGGAGGTGCTGCTGCTGGACGAGCCGGACAACTACCTGGACGTCCCCGGCAAGCGCTGGCTGGAGGAGGCGATCAGGTCGACCTCCAAGACGGTGCTGTACATCTCGCACGACCGCGAACTGCTCTCCCGGACCGCCGAGAAGATCATCTCGGTCGAGTCCGGAGCCGGTGGCAGCAGCGTCTGGGTGCACGGCGGCGGCTTCGACTCCTTCCACGAGGCCCGCAAGGCCCGCTTCGCGCGTTTCGAGGAGCTCGGCCGGCGCTGGGACGAGGAGCACGCCAAGCTCAAGAAGCTCGTCGTGACGCTGCGCCAGGCGGCCTCGGTCAGCCACGCGCTCGCCACCCGCTACGCCGCCGCGCAGACCCGGCTGAAGAAGTTCGAGGACGCGGGCCGGCCGGAGGAGCCCCCGCGCGAGCAGTCCATCAGCATGCGGCTCAAGGGCGGCCGCACCGGCGTGCGGGCGTTCACGCTGGAGCAGCTGGAGCTCACCGGTCTGATGAAGCCCTTCGACCTGGAGGTCTACTACGGCGAGCGGGTCGCCGTGCTGGGCTCCAACGGCTCGGGCAAGTCGCACTTCCTGCGGATGCTCGCGGGCGACGACAGCGTCGCGCACACCGGCAGCTGGAAGCTCGGCGCGCGGGTCGTCCCCGGGCACTTCCGGCAGACCCACGCGCATCCCGAGCTGTTCGGGCGCACCGTGCGCTCGATCATCGAGGAGGAGCACGCGCTCAGCCGCAGCGCCGCGATGGGCGCGCTGCGCCGCTACGAGCTGGACCGCCAGGAGGAGCAGCGCTTCGAGTCGCTCTCCGGCGGCCAGCAGGCCCGTCTGATGATCCTCAAGCTCGAACTCGACGGCGTCACCGCGCTGCTCCTGGACGAGCCGACCGACAACCTGGACCTGGAGAGCGCCGAGGCGCTCCAAGAGGGCCTGGAGGCCTTCGACGGGACGGTTCTCTGCGTCACGCACGACCGCTGGTTCGCCCGGACCTTCGACCGTTTCGTGGTCTTCGGCTCCGACGGGCGGGTCTACGAGGCACCCGAGCCGGTCTGGGACGAGACCCGCGTGGTCCGCGACCGCTGA
- the rpmJ gene encoding 50S ribosomal protein L36: MKVKPSVKKICDKCKVIRRHGRVMVICDNLRHKQRQG, translated from the coding sequence ATGAAGGTCAAGCCGAGCGTCAAGAAGATCTGCGACAAGTGCAAGGTGATCCGCCGTCACGGCCGGGTCATGGTGATCTGCGACAACCTGCGCCACAAGCAGCGCCAGGGCTGA
- the rpsM gene encoding 30S ribosomal protein S13 yields the protein MARLAGVDLPREKRIEIALTYVYGIGRTRAQQSLAETGVNPDIRVRDISEEDLVKLAQWIDANYTVEGDLRRSVAADIRRKVEIGCYEGLRHRRGLPVRGQRTHTNARTRKGPRRAIAGKKKPGKK from the coding sequence ATGGCACGCCTTGCCGGCGTTGATCTCCCCCGCGAGAAGCGGATCGAGATCGCCCTCACGTACGTCTACGGCATCGGCCGTACCCGCGCCCAGCAGTCGCTGGCCGAGACGGGCGTGAACCCCGACATCCGGGTCCGCGACATTTCCGAGGAAGACCTCGTCAAGCTCGCGCAGTGGATCGACGCCAACTACACGGTCGAGGGTGACCTCCGCCGCTCGGTGGCCGCCGACATCCGCCGCAAGGTCGAGATCGGCTGCTACGAGGGTCTGCGTCACCGCCGTGGCCTTCCGGTCCGCGGTCAGCGCACCCACACCAACGCGCGTACCCGCAAGGGCCCGCGTCGCGCGATTGCCGGCAAGAAGAAGCCGGGCAAGAAGTAG